A single Chlorocebus sabaeus isolate Y175 chromosome 3, mChlSab1.0.hap1, whole genome shotgun sequence DNA region contains:
- the MAB21L1 gene encoding putative nucleotidyltransferase MAB21L1: MIAAQAKLVYHLNKYYNEKCQARKAAIAKTIREVCKVVSDVLKEVEVQEPRFISSLNEMDNRYEGLEVISPTEFEVVLYLNQMGVFNFVDDGSLPGCAVLKLSDGRKRSMSLWVEFITASGYLSARKIRSRFQTLVAQAVDKCSYRDVVKMVADTSEVKLRIRDRYVVQITPAFKCTGIWPRSAAHWPLPHIPWPGPNRVAEVKAEGFNLLSKECHSLAGKQSSAESDAWVLQFAEAENRLQMGGCRKKCLSILKTLRDRHLELPGQPLNNYHMKTLVSYECEKHPRESDWDESCLGDRLNGILLQLISCLQCRRCPHYFLPNLDLFQGKPHSALENAAKQTWRLAREILTNPKSLEKL, translated from the coding sequence ATGATTGCGGCCCAGGCCAAGCTTGTCTACCATCTGAATAAATACTACAACGAAAAATGCCAAGCCAGGAAAGCTGCCATTGCCAAAACTATCCGGGAAGTCTGCAAAGTCGTTTCCGACGTACTGAAGGAAGTGGAAGTGCAGGAGCCGCGGTTCATCAGCTCTCTCAACGAGATGGACAATCGCTACGAGGGCCTCGAGGTCATCTCCCCCACCGAATTTGAAGTGGTGCTTTATCTCAACCAAATGGGGGTGTTCAACTTCGTGGACGATGGCTCACTGCCCGGCTGCGCGGTGCTGAAGTTGAGCGACGGGCGCAAGAGAAGCATGTCCCTCTGGGTGGAATTCATTACCGCCTCCGGCTACCTCTCGGCGCGCAAAATCCGGTCCAGGTTTCAGACGCTGGTGGCTCAAGCGGTAGACAAATGTAGCTACAGGGATGTGGTAAAGATGGTGGCAGACACCAGCGAAGTGAAACTGAGAATCCGAGACAGGTACGTGGTGCAGATCACGCCGGCTTTTAAATGCACCGGGATCTGGCCGAGGAGTGCTGCCCACTGGCCACTTCCCCACATCCCCTGGCCGGGACCCAACCGGGTGGCGGAGGTCAAGGCGGAAGGTTTCAATCTCTTGTCCAAGGAGTGCCACTCCCTGGCCGGCAAGCAGAGCTCGGCGGAGAGCGACGCCTGGGTGCTGCAGTTCGCGGAGGCAGAGAACAGACTGCAGATGGGGGGCTGCAGAAAGAAGTGCCTCTCCATCCTCAAAACCTTAAGGGATCGTCACCTTGAACTGCCTGGCCAGCCCTTGAACAATTACCACATGAAGACTCTGGTTTCCTACGAGTGTGAAAAGCATCCCCGGGAGTCGGACTGGGACGAGTCTTGCCTGGGTGATCGGCTGAACGGGATTTTGCTGCAACTTATCTCCTGCCTGCAGTGCCGGCGGTGTCCCCACTACTTTCTACCGAACTTAGATCTGTTTCAAGGCAAACCTCACTCAGCTCTGGAAAACGCTGCCAAACAAACGTGGCGACTGGCAAGAGAGATCCTGACCAACCCGAAAAGTTTGGAAAAACTTTAG